The Pan troglodytes isolate AG18354 chromosome 1, NHGRI_mPanTro3-v2.0_pri, whole genome shotgun sequence genome includes a region encoding these proteins:
- the FCAMR gene encoding high affinity immunoglobulin alpha and immunoglobulin mu Fc receptor isoform X1 gives MDGEATVKPGEQKEVVRRGREVDYSRLIAGTLPQSHVTSRRAGWKMPLFLILCLLQGSSFALPQKRPHPRWLWEGSLPSRTHLRAMGTLTPSSPLCWREESSFAAPNSLKGSRLVSGEPGGAVTIQCHYAPSSVNRHQRKYWCRLGPPRWICQTIVSTNQYTHHRYRDRVALTDFPQRGLFVVRLSQLSPDDIGCYLCGIGSENNMLFLSMNLTISAGPASTLPTATPAAGELTMRSYGTASPVANRWTPGTTQTLGQGTAWDTVASTPGTSMTTASAEGRQTPGATRPAAPGTGSWSEVSVKAPAPIPESPPSKSRSMSNTTEGVWEGTRSSVTNRARVSKDRREMTTTKADRPREDIEGVRIALDAAKKVLGTIGPPALVSDTLAWEILPQATPVSKQQSQGSIGETTPAAGMWTLGTPAADVWILGTPAADVWTSMEAASGEGSAAGDLDAATGDRGPQATLSQAPAVGPWGPPGKESSVKRTFPEDESSSRTLAPVSTMLALFMLMALVLLQRKLWRRRTSQEAERVTLIQMTHFLEVNPQPDQLPHVERKMLQDDSLPAGASLTAPERNPGP, from the exons ATGGATGGAGAGGCCACAGTGAAGCCCGGAGAACAAAAG GAAGTggtgaggagaggaagagaagtggACTACTCCAGGCTCATTGCTGGCACTTTACCACAATCTCAC GTCACCAGCAGGAGGGCGGGATGGAAAATGCCCCTCTTCCTCATACTGTGCCTGCTACAAG GTTCTTCTTTCGCCCTTCCACAAAAAAGACCCCATCCGAGATGGCTGTGGGAGGGCTCTCTCCCCTCCAGGACCCATCTCCGGGCCATGGGAACACTCACGCCTTCCTCGCCCCTCTGCTGGCGGGAGGAGAGCTCCTTTGCAG CTCCAAATTCATTGAAGGGCTCAAGGCTGGTGTCAGGGGAGCCTGGAGGAGCTGTCACCATCCAGTGCCATTATGCCCCCTCATCTGTCAACAGGCACCAGAGGAAGTACTGGTGCCGTCTGGGGCCCCCAAGATGGATCTGCCAGACCATTGTGTCCACCAACCAGTATACTCACCATCGCTATCGTGACCGTGTGGCCCTCACAGACTTTCCACAGAGAGGCTTGTTTGTGGTGAGGCTGTCCCAACTGTCCCCGGATGACATCGGATGCTACCTCTGCGGCATTGGAAGTGAAAACAACATGCTGTTCTTAAGCATGAATCTGACCATCTCTGCAG GTCCCGCCAGCACCCTCCCCACAGCCACTCCAGCTGCTGGGGAGCTCACCATGAGATCCTATGGAACAGCATCTCCAGTGGCCAACAGATGGACCCCAGGAACCACCCAGACCTTAGGACAGGGGACAGCATGGGACACAGTTGCTTCAACTCCAGGAACCAGCATGACTACAGCTTCAGCTGAGGGAAGACAAACCCCAGGAGCAACCAGGCCAGCAGCTCCAGGGACAGGCAGCTGGTCAGAGGTTTCTGTCAAAGCACCAGCTCCGATTCCAGAGAGTCCACCTTCAAAGAGCAGAAGCATGTCCAATACAACAGAAGGTGTTTGGGAGGGCACCAGAAGCTCGGTGACAAACAGGGCTAGAGTCAGCAAGGACAGGAGGGAGATGACAACTACCAAGGCTGATAGGCCAAGGGAGGACATAGAGGGGGTCAGGATAGCTCTTGATGCAGCCAAAAAGGTCCTAGGAACCATTGGGCCACCAGCTCTGGTCTCAGACACTTTGGCCTGGGAAATCCTCCCACAAGCAACGCCGGTTTCTAAGCAACAATCTCAGGGTTCCATTGGAGAAACAACTCCAGCTGCAGGCATGTGGACCTTGGGAACTCCAGCTGCAGATGTGTGGATCTTGGGAACTCCAGCTGCAGATGTGTGGACCAGCATGGAGGCAGCATCTGGGGAAGGAAGCGCTGCAGGGGACCTAGATGCTGCCACTGGAGACAGAGGTCCCCAAGCAACACTGAGCCAGGCCCCGGCAGTAGGACCCTGGGGACCCCCTGGCAAGGAGTCCTCCGTGAAGCG CACTTTTCCAGAAGATGAAAGCAGCTCTCGGACCCTGGCTCCTGTCTCTACCATGCTGGCCCTGTTTATGCTTATGGCTCTGGTTCTATTGCAAAGGAAGCTCTGGAGAAGGAGGACCT CTCAGGAGGCAGAAAGGGTCACCCTAATTCAGATGACACATTTTCTGGAAGTGAACCCCCAACCAGACCAGCTGCCCCATGTGGAAAGAAAGATGCTCCAGGATGACTCTCTTCCTGCTGGGGCCAGCCTGACTGCCCCAGAGAGAAATCCAGGACCCTGA
- the FCAMR gene encoding high affinity immunoglobulin alpha and immunoglobulin mu Fc receptor isoform X2: MKYKAVPSGSSPGQWERPQWGEGSGEERKRSGLLQAHCWHFTTISRSSFALPQKRPHPRWLWEGSLPSRTHLRAMGTLTPSSPLCWREESSFAAPNSLKGSRLVSGEPGGAVTIQCHYAPSSVNRHQRKYWCRLGPPRWICQTIVSTNQYTHHRYRDRVALTDFPQRGLFVVRLSQLSPDDIGCYLCGIGSENNMLFLSMNLTISAGPASTLPTATPAAGELTMRSYGTASPVANRWTPGTTQTLGQGTAWDTVASTPGTSMTTASAEGRQTPGATRPAAPGTGSWSEVSVKAPAPIPESPPSKSRSMSNTTEGVWEGTRSSVTNRARVSKDRREMTTTKADRPREDIEGVRIALDAAKKVLGTIGPPALVSDTLAWEILPQATPVSKQQSQGSIGETTPAAGMWTLGTPAADVWILGTPAADVWTSMEAASGEGSAAGDLDAATGDRGPQATLSQAPAVGPWGPPGKESSVKRTFPEDESSSRTLAPVSTMLALFMLMALVLLQRKLWRRRTSQEAERVTLIQMTHFLEVNPQPDQLPHVERKMLQDDSLPAGASLTAPERNPGP, from the exons ATGAAATACAAAGCCGTCCCCTCTGGAAGCTCCCCAGGCCAGTGGGAGAGACCACAGTGGGGTGAAG GAAGTggtgaggagaggaagagaagtggACTACTCCAGGCTCATTGCTGGCACTTTACCACAATCTCAC GTTCTTCTTTCGCCCTTCCACAAAAAAGACCCCATCCGAGATGGCTGTGGGAGGGCTCTCTCCCCTCCAGGACCCATCTCCGGGCCATGGGAACACTCACGCCTTCCTCGCCCCTCTGCTGGCGGGAGGAGAGCTCCTTTGCAG CTCCAAATTCATTGAAGGGCTCAAGGCTGGTGTCAGGGGAGCCTGGAGGAGCTGTCACCATCCAGTGCCATTATGCCCCCTCATCTGTCAACAGGCACCAGAGGAAGTACTGGTGCCGTCTGGGGCCCCCAAGATGGATCTGCCAGACCATTGTGTCCACCAACCAGTATACTCACCATCGCTATCGTGACCGTGTGGCCCTCACAGACTTTCCACAGAGAGGCTTGTTTGTGGTGAGGCTGTCCCAACTGTCCCCGGATGACATCGGATGCTACCTCTGCGGCATTGGAAGTGAAAACAACATGCTGTTCTTAAGCATGAATCTGACCATCTCTGCAG GTCCCGCCAGCACCCTCCCCACAGCCACTCCAGCTGCTGGGGAGCTCACCATGAGATCCTATGGAACAGCATCTCCAGTGGCCAACAGATGGACCCCAGGAACCACCCAGACCTTAGGACAGGGGACAGCATGGGACACAGTTGCTTCAACTCCAGGAACCAGCATGACTACAGCTTCAGCTGAGGGAAGACAAACCCCAGGAGCAACCAGGCCAGCAGCTCCAGGGACAGGCAGCTGGTCAGAGGTTTCTGTCAAAGCACCAGCTCCGATTCCAGAGAGTCCACCTTCAAAGAGCAGAAGCATGTCCAATACAACAGAAGGTGTTTGGGAGGGCACCAGAAGCTCGGTGACAAACAGGGCTAGAGTCAGCAAGGACAGGAGGGAGATGACAACTACCAAGGCTGATAGGCCAAGGGAGGACATAGAGGGGGTCAGGATAGCTCTTGATGCAGCCAAAAAGGTCCTAGGAACCATTGGGCCACCAGCTCTGGTCTCAGACACTTTGGCCTGGGAAATCCTCCCACAAGCAACGCCGGTTTCTAAGCAACAATCTCAGGGTTCCATTGGAGAAACAACTCCAGCTGCAGGCATGTGGACCTTGGGAACTCCAGCTGCAGATGTGTGGATCTTGGGAACTCCAGCTGCAGATGTGTGGACCAGCATGGAGGCAGCATCTGGGGAAGGAAGCGCTGCAGGGGACCTAGATGCTGCCACTGGAGACAGAGGTCCCCAAGCAACACTGAGCCAGGCCCCGGCAGTAGGACCCTGGGGACCCCCTGGCAAGGAGTCCTCCGTGAAGCG CACTTTTCCAGAAGATGAAAGCAGCTCTCGGACCCTGGCTCCTGTCTCTACCATGCTGGCCCTGTTTATGCTTATGGCTCTGGTTCTATTGCAAAGGAAGCTCTGGAGAAGGAGGACCT CTCAGGAGGCAGAAAGGGTCACCCTAATTCAGATGACACATTTTCTGGAAGTGAACCCCCAACCAGACCAGCTGCCCCATGTGGAAAGAAAGATGCTCCAGGATGACTCTCTTCCTGCTGGGGCCAGCCTGACTGCCCCAGAGAGAAATCCAGGACCCTGA